The sequence below is a genomic window from Globicephala melas chromosome 14, mGloMel1.2, whole genome shotgun sequence.
tacaaaataatgactattctttcttccttgtttcAGAAATGTCAGACATGCTGATGGAGTTTTCACCAGTGACTATAGTAGACTCTTAAGTCAACTTTCTGCCAAAAAGTACCTTGAGTCCCTTATTGGAAAACGAATTAGGTAAagagagttttttattttttaaaaacatgttatgATTATTAAATTTGACAATGATATTTTCACTGTAAACaactaattttctttatttgaaatggATAACTCTTGATAATGTTTAATTTAGTTatcaaataatttatattcttcaataaaatgtaCCAGGCCCATGGATTAAGAAAAGAAGTTTTCCTAGTAATACCATACTCATTGGCTCCAGACAcacttgtttttcttaaataataatcatttataaatctgcaaaCAAACTGAACTAgacacagtaaaaaataaataagacatagtACAAACTGAAGCAAATTTTAAGGTTAACCTTAGTGTTTGTGTTTTACTTCCTGCTCAAAGCAAACATTGGAAGATTCTGTCTTTAAATGGCCAATAACTGAATATGTAGAAGATACTACTCAGAGTGGCATAACTTCAtaaagaagtatttattttttaaagaacttttcctTCCAATGGCAGAACACAACTTCAAGtagtccccatttttttttttttgataaattatttGCTCAGTTAGGACAGAATGTGTCTAAAGGCACTCCCAGTAAAGGCCAAAGTATGTTGGATTATTCCTTGCTCCCCTATTCTTAGGCTTagatgcatttttctttcagtctttttgtGATAGAAAATGAGTTGGGTGTTGGAATTCATTTTTATCTGACTCCAAGAAATTCAGACCTTTGGTACCTTTATCATTTCTTGTTAAAATTATTTGGTCTCCTTATTCTCTTGTTTCTTAGCAATAGCATCTCAGAAGACCAGGGACCAATCAAACGCCACTCAGATGCAGTCTTCACTGACAACTATACCCGCCTTCGAAAACAAATGGCTGTGAAGAAATACTTGAACTCAATTCTAAATGGAAAGCGGAGGTAAAGAAACAGAGAGCTTGCTAAAAGGAGAAATTGTAAACGACTTTCAAAATAGAAGCTGCATATGgagatgtctctctctctctagctctgaagcagtagttctcaaccttggctaaCATTAGACTACCctggagaatttaaaaaatactgatgtctgAGCCTAACCCGAGACCAAGTGCCAGGAAACTAGTGGTTCTAGGGATGCGGCTCTAGACCCTGGTATTTTTTAAGAGTTCTCCAGTTGTTTCTACCGTGCTTCCAGGGTTAAAAAGGATGACTGTAGAGACATCTAGTCTGAGTCTGGGAACAGGTTTTATCAAAagtgctgatttttaaaacatgaaaagggCAGTCAACTAGCAATTTGGTACCACATGGAATTCCCTTTACCTGCATATATAATATCTGCATTTTACTGAATTAAACCATGAATTATTTTGTCTTCTCAGATTCAGTAAAACCTATGTCTCTCCGTGGTGTGTAAATATCGGAGCACAATATATAGGACATGTGGTACTCTCTCTTTTTATTccaattatttttgtttagatGGTGAGTATGAAGGACAATTCTGTTCGGGTGAAATCAGGCAAGATGACTCTTTGCCCACCAGATTATAATTCTGTAAGAAAACTTTTAGACACTTGAAGATTGAAGAACCATTCATAGGTAATGACTCACCTGAAGGAGAATTGTTTAGCTCTTAGTGCACTTTACAGAGAACCTCGAACAACCTGGGTCACACATCACCTCTCCTTTAGAAGCTTTCTCATCCAAGAGCCTTAACATGCACGATTCTCTCTTTCTGGTCTGCAGCAGTGAGGGAGAATCTCCTAACTTTCTCGAAGTGATAGAAAAATGATGACAAGTTCTTTGGAGCAAAGCTGCTGACAGCTTCCCAGTGGTGAGTATCACTGTGCGTTATTATATTCTAGTAGCAATCATCTAACTATTTAAGTAGGTAAGAGTCACTTGGTGAAAAACATCTTAGAGTTCTCTCAGTGAGACCTCATCTAAGAAGGACGCTTCTATCTGAAGTGGACCCCAGCTTAGTAAACAGCTTGAAACGATTCATGCATTGTTCTGATAGCATGAGAGAGAAATCTCACAATGTGTAAACAGTTTGGTATCTCCTAGCTTCCACAGACTCATTCCTATCCTTCTGATGAGATATGAAAAAAGGAGACTGACTCACACTAATGAGAAAAACTGGCTTTCTCTTTGATAGTCAAGCCATGCTGCTTCTATTAATTTAAGGTCTAGTCCCGTGATTGACTATTAACGTCTCATTTAATTTAAGTATAAGGAAATACCATAAAATTACAGCGTGGTTCATTATTGTGAAAATACCAAGACAGTCTGGGTCTCACTGTGTTTCTTAAAACATAGTAAACCTCATGCAGCGAAAGTCAAATTTAGTTTATTTCACCTATGAAGTGAGTGTAGGTACAACGACTCTAATAATATTcgctgtaaaatattttttgagtagaGAAAACATGAATAGATTTTATCCTTTGTTAAGTGACAAGATTGTTATCAAAATTGTTTCTATGTGAACATGGATACAAGGCATGTTTCTTTCCTGAGTTACACTACTGTTTACATTagctcataaaatatttttataatgcttGGTAAgcctttaaagaaattttatagcATCACTATATCAGGTTGTCAAAAATTTCTCTAAAGGACTCCAAATAAATGCTTTTGGTTTTGTGGATCCTATGGTTTCTGTAACACCTGCTCAACTCTGCTACTGTCACATGAGAGATAACCTGTAAGATACACGGTCAGGGGTGCTATATGTGCTTATTCCTCACCATGCACAGACATTTCAGAGAAACAAATTCCTCAAATGCTCAAAAAAGAAAGCGAGTTACATATAGCTTCTcgaaaaaatgtttataaaaataaggtttttccaataaattaagaaatacaatAGGCGCTACAATATAAAGGAGGATTAATTACTCTGTCTTTTTATGAGTTTCCATCCTCCATTCTTTGCCTTTTTGAATGGGTGATATTGGACAGATTCTTTTCACAGGAAGTTTTGTTGGTCAACCAGTtgtgaaaattacaaatgggTAATTATTTATGACTAATTAGAGAACCCCTTCACATTCTGGCTTCCTTTCCAACAATAAGTCCTTTGGAAGATTCCCTCTTGATATCCCCAAATGCTATCCCCTCTCAAAAGCTGCTGATGAGGGGCTAGGAGAAATATTGATCAAATGAGTGGAGAAGTAAATGAAAGTAAGAGgctgtaaataaaaatgttttcatgctTGAATCAccattactttctttttcagaattcttGAAGGAAAACGATAAGCAAAGTAATTCTATTTTGAGTTCTACATAAGTAATTCAAGAAAACAACTTCAATATCAAAACCAAATAAGATATGCCGTGTTGTGAATGTTGTGATTTATTTTACTCTGATGTAATAACTGTGATGTTTACATTGTAAATATTATTTGTGAGTTCTAAAATTTGTCTTTAACTCATGAGAATCCTGTGATTTCATATGCTGTGTATCCTttctaacaaaaatatatttaatgataaGTAAATACTAAGTTACTTCCAATTATATGAGGCTTTTTGGAAGGGTAGTAATAGAGCAAAATTGATGTGTTTATTTATAGGACATACTTAACTATTCAAAAGAGTAGAGCAGATAATCAGCACATCTAAATTGGAATGTTGAGCAGATAGGATGTTGTGTTAAATAAACTTCAGAGTGTCTAAGAGaataccaaaaacaaagagaCATTCTTCAAAAAAGATTTTCAGAAAATGTTGTAGGTTTCCGCATTCTTAGGCAGCATCCATTTTGAATGAGATTTTTACATCTCTCAATTTTGGATCTCTTATTGCCAAAAACTCTCTTCAGATCGAATGTTTCAGTTAAGGAGAATGGCCTCTACTTCTGACACCGGACTTTTCGTTTATGCTTGTGTTAAGTATGTGTAACACGTAAACTGAAAGGAACATTTGTTTTTcagtgataaatattttttccataatcTCTCAAATAATGCTTAGGTCATATCAGCTTTCTTCAGTGAAAGCACTTTTGGAGAAACAActatttttccaaaatgattgtaagaaattaaatatagaaaataaagaccTTTGGTTATCATTGCATACACTTTCTAttgttttgattcttttaaacGATGCAGCAGTACTTCATTTTAGCTCTAAGTTTCCAGGAACTAGATAGTTTTTGTGATGTTTGAGGTAGGATTATGTTTGATTTTGGGTGTGTCCTAAACTAACTGTGACTTAAATAAGagagaaatttctttctcatacAAGGCCAGAAGTAAAATGTCAAGGGTTGGTTTGATGGTTCTGTTCCATGAAATCCTCAGTAATCTAAACCCCTTCCAGCTCACCCCTCATTTCCTAGGACAAGGCTCTTTTCTTCATGATCCAAAAATGCAGCTAGAGATCCAGCCATCATACCCACATTTCAGGCagcaggatggaggaaggggcatGGAAGAAAAGGGAGCAAAGAGTACATGCTGGTTCTCTCTTAACTGCTATCTTACTTGAGTATAATAGAGTTCTATGGTCACAGTCATTTGCAAAAGaggctgggaatttttttttctggatggtCATGTGCTCAGCAAAAGACTGGGGTTCTATGAATACAAAACAAGGAAAGAAGAGATGCATGCAGGGATTTTTGAAACTCTCAGGCTATGCATCTTAAATTCTCACCAAAAAAGCTTAACGAAATGACAAGGAAAGTGGGGGTCAGGTAGACCCTAACTATTAATGACGAATCATCATCACAGGCAAAACTTTGCTTGGTTTCATTTGCTAGAATTAGAACAAATGACTATATAAGGAGAGACTAATCTAGAACTACTAGTAGTTATAAAACAGTTTACACAAGTTGAAGTGAATTGGACTATACCTTTTGTTCATATCTGATTCTGCAAATTATTAGATCTTTGTTAAATGACTTTTCTATGCAAATCACTGCAGTGAAAACAGAAAACGTCTAGATGTTATTTGCACACAAGGAGCTTATAAAGATCAAATGGGGGCATAATTGTAGTGCAATGTGAATGTGAATCTAAAGAGTTTTAATTTCATCTTATTAATGGCAATATTTTCAACTGATTTCCTGTTCCttcaagaaacatttgttgaatgactatgATGTACTAGGTGGATATCTGAGAGATGAGTGTTCTGGGCATAGGCAAGAGCAGGTGCAAGTGAGGGAACAGTCCTGACACATCTGCACAACAAGAAAGGCAGTATGGCTGGAGCAGTATGAGCTGGAAGAGAGCTGAGGAGGAGATGAGGTCAAAGATGTTACCAAAGGTTGGAACTTGTGGGGCTTCACTGGCCCCCACAAGGACTTAATGAGTGAGATGAGGAGACATTGCAGAGTTTTGGACTTTCTGAAATGCTTTTTAACAGGATCATTTTGGCTGCTACACTGGGAATAGGGTGAAGGGGTTCTAGGGGTGGAAGTTGGGACACAAATGAGGAGGCTACTGCTATAAATCACATGAAAGATGATGCGACTACCAGGGCACCAGCAGtgcaggtggtgagaagtggaGTCTGAATACATCTTGAAAGTAGAGTCAAGTATTTTGCTGATAAATGGAAGATAAGAAAGGGAAAAGTCCAGAATGATTCCAAGGTAAATGACCTGAGCAACTTAAAGGATGAGGTTTctattaaatgagatgaagaagATTGTGGGTAAGGAGATTCCTGGTGAAGATGAGGTCCATTTTGGACAGGTGAAAGCTGATGTTGTGTAGAGTTGAGGATATCCATGAGGGTTCTGAGGAGATG
It includes:
- the VIP gene encoding VIP peptides isoform X2 — protein: MEARSKPQLLLVLIFFSVLFSQTLAWPLFGAPSALRMGDRIPFEGANEPDQISLKADTDVLQNALAENDTPYYDVSRNVRHADGVFTSDYSRLLSQLSAKKYLESLIGKRISNSISEDQGPIKRHSDAVFTDNYTRLRKQMAVKKYLNSILNGKRSEGESPNFLEVIEK
- the VIP gene encoding VIP peptides isoform X1 produces the protein MEARSKPQLLLVLIFFSVLFSQTLAWPLFGAPSALRMGDRIPFEGANEPDQISLKADTDVLQNALAENDTPYYDVSRNVRHADGVFTSDYSRLLSQLSAKKYLESLIGKRISNSISEDQGPIKRHSDAVFTDNYTRLRKQMAVKKYLNSILNGKRSSEGESPNFLEVIEK